Genomic DNA from Candidatus Nitronereus thalassa:
TTTTACGCTGCCCACGTCGCTGACAATGGTGCCCTCTGCGAGGTATCGGCCCCATTGTTTTAAGTGGCCGGAATAACTTTCGATGGGGGTGGCTAAAATGACGAGATCCGTTCCCGGCATGACGAGTTGAGGATCTTGAACGTGGCGGTCAATGGCCCCGATCTTGATGGCCAATTCCAAATTCTCAATAGTTCGGCCCACGCCCACGACTTGATCTGCCAGGCCTTGCTGTTTGAGAATCATGCCTAATGATCCGCCGATCAGGCCGACCCCGACAATCGTGACTTGTTTGAAATGAACAGTCATTGGGTAAACGCCGTAGGTATCTCGTCACTCGTATTTCGTGAAAAAACGAAAGGCCGAGTCAACATATTGATTATGGATTATGAATGAGAATGCTAGGTTCGGAACTCATAAAAATACGAAACACGAGATGCGAAATTAGGAACAACGATTTTGAGGTAGCTATAAATCCCGTCCTACGGCTTCAGCGATTTTTTTGAGGTCAATCATCAATTCCTTAAATCGCTTGGGCTTAATGGATTCCTCCCCGTCGCACAGGGCGCATTCTGGGTTGGAATGGACTTCAATCAACAGACCATCGGCGCCTGCCGCAATGGCGGCCTTGGCGAGGGGTGCAACAAGATTCCATTTCCCGGTGGCATGACTGGGGTCCACGATCACGGGTAAATGAGACATTTCCTTTAAGGCGGGAACCGCCGAAAGATCCAATGTATTGCGATAGTGGGTTTCAAACGTTCGAATGCCTCGTTCGCATAACATCACGTTCCGATTGCCACGTGACATGATGTATTCCGCGGATAACAAAAATTCTTTGACGGTGGCGGACATGCCGCGTTTGAGTAACACCGGTTTATCATAAGCGCCCACTTCTTTTAGGAGCTCGAAGTTTTGCATGTTGCGAGCGCCGATTTGGATTATGTCGGCCTTTTCCAAAAATATATCAGTATCTCGTGGATCAAGGATTTCGCTGACCACGGGAAGCCCAGTTTGTTTCTTGGCTTCGGCAAGAAAGTCGAGGCCTTCCCGGCCCAAGCCTTGGAAGGAATACGGGGAGGTTCGTGGCTTATAGGCCCCACCCCGTAAAATACATCCCCCTGCGGCTTTGACTTCCTTGGCAATACCCACGGTGATTTCCAGTTTTTCCACGGCACAGGGGCCAGCCATAACCACTATTCGGTTTCCACCGATTTGGATGTTCCCGATATCGATGACTGTATTCTGTTTTTGGAATTCCCGGCTAACCAATTTCCAGGGGGCCATGATTGGCGTGACGCTTTCTACACCGGGAAAGACGCTCAAAGGTTGGTTGTCCAGCAATCGTTCATCCCCAATGACGCCAATTATGGTACGTTCTTCGCCTTGGGAAATTTGGGATTTCAACCCGAGTTCGCGCAGACGATCTGTGACATGGTCAATGTCTTCTTCAGTGGCTTGTGGTTTAAAGACGATGATCATAAATGATTACTTCTCTTAATTGCTCGCGGCAGATTCCTCAAGAACCTTTTTGAGAGCCCGGACAAACCGGACGTTTTCATCGGGCTGGCCAATGGTGACGCGGATCATGGATCCCCGAATGTGCCGAACAATTACGCCCTCTTTGAGCAATCGATTGAAAATATCGTGCCCATCGCGATGGGTGTCAAAGTAGAGAAAGTTGGCTTGGCTGGGAATGGGAGACAACCTTAAATCACGGAGTTCACCTTCTAGTATCTCCATTTCGGATTCATTGAGGATACGGCTGGTAGCCACATGCTCCTCATCGCGTAACGCGGCCATCGCAGCCTTTTGCGCGAGAGCATTCGTGTTGAAGGGATTCCGTACCCGGTGTAGGTAATCCACGATTTCGGGAGTGGTCACGCCATAGCCGATGCGCAACCCGGCTAATCCGTAAATCTTGGAAAATGTTCGAAGCACGGCCACCTGTCGGTTATCCCTCACATATTGAAGGGTGTCTGGAAACTGCGGGTGCCGGACATATTCGTAATAAGCTTCATCAAAAACCACAATCACGTGATCTGGGACATTCGCCATGAACGCCGCCAATTCATCTTTGGTGACGATAGTCCCGGTGGGGTTATTTGGATTGCAGATAAAGACTAGTCGCGTACGGTCGGTGATGGCCTTGGCCATGGCCGGCAAATCATGACACCAATTTTTTAATGGGACTTCTTTGATGATCCCATGCCCACCTGTCACGGCCAGCTTATACATCACGAAGGTGTGATCTGCTATGACCGCTTCATCGCCGGGGGCGACAAAGGCTTTGACTAACAGGCTAATGATCTCATCCGATCCATTCCCTACAGCGATCTGGTTCAAAGAGACTTTTAATCGGTCGGCAAGGGCATGGGTTAAATGATGGGCGCCGCCATCCGGGTACAGATGGAGTGTTTCCGTGCTTTCACCGAGTGCGGCAATGGCTTTGGGAGAAGGCCCCAGGGGGTTTTCATTCGATGCCAGCTTGACTGCTCCTCGAATGCCTAATTCTCGCTCCAATTCGTCGAGGGGCTTTCCGGGAGAATAGGGGACGAGTTTGGCAATATCTGGATGAACGTGAAGGGGCATTTTGTATCTCGTATTTAGTATCTCGTATCTCGTGCCGGGCATTCGTATTTATTTACGAGATACGCTTCACGAGATGCGAATGATGTTTTTTTCATCAAGAGGCATGCATGGGATAGGACCCAAGAACTTTAAGAAATAAGCAGCGAGGTTTGATTTCGTCGAGGGTCCGCCGAATTCGGTCTTCGCTGTTGTGCCCTTCCACGTCGACAAAGAAAATATATTCCCAAGCTTTTCGTCTCGAGGGACGGGATTCAATCTTCGTCATGCTAATGCCATTCGACGCAAAGGGGCGAAGCAAATCGTACAGCGCGCCTGCGCGATCCTTGACCGACAGCATAATGGAGGTCTTGTCTTTTCCCGTGGGATCGGAAGCATGTTTGCAGAGGACCAAAAACCGCGTGAAATTATTAATGTTATCTTCGATTCGGGATTTTAAAATTTGCAATCCATACATTTCAGCGGCTAATTCCGAGGCAATAGCCGCTGCGGTGGGATCTTCAGTGCAGCGTTCGGCGGCGCGTGAGGTACTGGGGGTTTCCGCGACCGGCACATTGGGCAAATGAGTATCCAGCCAATTACGGCATTGGGCTAAGGCTTGGGGGTGTGAATAGATAATTTTGATGTCTTCCAAAGCGGTGGATTTTGACATCAGGTGATGGGACACTTCCTGCTCGACCTCCCCATAAATCATCAAATTCGAATCAATGAACATATCCAGAGTGTAATTCACCACCCCTTCCGTGGAATTTTCAATGGGCACCACACCGTAAATCGCCCGTCCCCGTTCCACTTCATTAAAGACTTCTTTGATTCCATTGACCGGCAAGTATTTGGCCGACTCTCCAAACTTTCCGAGCGCGGCGATATGGGTAAAGGTCGCAGGCGGGCCAAGGTAGGCCACGGTTTGCGTGCCCTCAAGAGAGAGGGACGCAGACATGATCTCACGGTAGACGGGGCGAATGGCTTCATTGGGGAACGGACCGGGGTTCTTTTTGGTCAAACGTTCGACAATTGCGGCTTCTCGACCTGGGGTGTGTAGCAAAGCATTGGGATCGGCCTTGCGCTTGGCTTTGCCAATGGCAATCACGTGTTGTGAGCGCTCATTTAGCAACCGTAGGATTTCATCATCCAGCCGATCAATTTCCTTTCGGGAATCCTCTATTTTTAGTTGCTCGCTCATACAAACTGTTTGGGAAAAACATGGGTGAAGAGTTGACCGGGAAGCATACGCAGAATCCTGGCACTTTGCAAGAAAGCTGAGAGCAGATCTGACTCGGTCGCCACGAGGTTTTTTCTCGATTTTGAATCAGTAATTTCGGTCACTCAATGGAGTGATTGCTGAATTTGACCATTCAAGGTGAGAAAAAATCCTTCGGTGAATTTCCCGCGATCCAAGTACTTTGCCTGATGATAATGAAGGAATTAATGTTCCTATTGTGATAAATGAACAAAGTCTTAACGCGAGTTTTCCCTTCTTGAGTGACCAGCCCAAGGCAATTCTCGTTGGTACAATTCGCCTACTAAAGCTTTGACATTTATATTCCACATGCTCCAACCGATAACGGGGTAAGATGTGGATAGGTAACACATAGTTGCAGCTTATGTGGGTTAGGCCCTTTTGTTTCACTGGGTTGCAATTTATGGTTATAGTCCATTCTCATTTCCAGAATGGACGGCCCTGAGTCGGTGGTGTCTGGCGCCGAGCAGGAAGGTCCGAATTCATGGGAGGGGTGACAGCTTATGGAAAGCACAGACAACCGGCGACAATTTACCCGTGTGAGGGTGAACTTGTTGACAGAACTTCGCTCCGGGGAAACCGTGGATATTGCAGGATCTTTAGCCAATGTCAGTATGAGTGGTTTATTTCTGACCTGCCCAACCCATCTCCCCATTGAGACGCCCTGTACTCTAAATTTGATGCTTGAAGGAGGTGTGGAGGCCATCACCATTCAAACAGAAGCACAGGTGATTCGAAACGATTCTGAAGGTATGGCCCTTCAGTTTACGAAAATTCTCGGCCCTGAAAGTCTTCAGCATTTGCAAAATCTCGTTATGTATAATAGTGGCGATCAGATAGATCAGGTGGAAAATGAGTTGACTCACCATGTAGGTCTTAATCCATCATAACGTGTTAAGAATCTATTACTCCCTCTCCTGCGAATCCAGATTTTGAACTTTCTTGTTCCGGTAGTTGCTGCGGGGTAACCATGGAGTTTTCCCATTTGGAAAATGGGAGAGGATTTTCAAATAATATTGCCACTGAACACCCCACGGTCCAGCTATGAGATTATTTAAATGACACGGGGTTTCGTCCCTGTATTATATAATCCACTCCTAATTTTCTTCCCATAAAAGCAATGCAGTTGTTACAATCCTCATGAAGGGTTTTTTATGGCCAATTTTTCCAAACGTCTTGTCAGCAATATCGAAGGTAATTTCTTTGTCGATTCCACATGTATCGATTGTGATACTTGTCGACAGTTAGCCCCGACAACATTTGTCGAGGATGGCAACTACTCTACGGTGTTCCACCAACCTGAAAATAAGACTGAGGAGTCTGAAGCCTATCAGGCGTTAATAGCCTGTCCGGTCGGATCAATAGGGGTGCTAGAGCATAATGACTTCGAATTCACCAAAGCGAAAGCGTCATTTCCGATGGAGCTGGAAACTGGTGTGTTGTACAACGGGTTCAATTCCGAAAAGTCATTTGGGGCGAACAGCTATTTTGTGGAACATCCTGAGGGGAATTGGCTGATCGACTCACCACGATATGTTAAGCACTTGGTCGATGCCTTCAAAGAGCGGGGCGGGATTCGGTACATTTTTTTGAGCCATGAGGATGATGTGGCCGATGCCAGCCGCTATGCGAAGGTGTTTGAGGCCACACGAATCATCCATCGGGAAGACCTTCGGGCTTTGCCAGAGGCCGAATGGGTAGTGGAGGGTGAAGACGTGGTCCAAGTAGGTCCAGAATTTTCATTCATTCCCGTACCCGGGCATACGCAGGGAAGTCTGGCTCTACTCTACAACAATCGGTTTCTCTTTTCCGGCGACCATCTTTGGTGGGATCCGATTAGGGGACAGTTAGACGCGCCCTCGGTTTTAATTTGGGATAAGGAAAAATTGATGGAATCCTTGACCCGGCTTCTGGATGTGCCGTTTGAATGGGTGCTTCCGGGCCATGGGCATAGGGCCTATTTCGAGGCTAAGACGATGCGTGGTTATGTGAAGGCCTTGGTTGAATTGCGTGCTTAGGCCAGTTCTGGGCTTAGCCCCCTTTTTCCAATTTCTTTTTCATTCGGGAGAATTGGGCTTTTTCTTTGATCCCCACTTTTGGATATTCCAACCCCAAACTTTTGAGCGTATCAACGATGATCTGAGCAACACACAGGCGCATGTACGGTTTGTCATCGGCGGGAATGGCATACCACGGGGCCCATGGTCGGGATGTGGCATTTAAGCAGTCTTCATAAGCCCTCATATATTTGCCCCAGAGTTGGCGCTCATCCACATCCGCTTGTGCAAATTTCCAGTGTTTTTGAGGATGACTCAGGCGGGACAGGAAACGTTTCTTTTGTTCAGCCTTGGAAACATTAAGCCAAAACTTCAGAATAATTGTTCCATTTCTGGCAAGATGCTTCTCATGATCAAGAATGGATTCATGCCGATCTTCCCACAGCCGTTCTAAGTCTATGTGGTTGGGGAGGCTTTGCATTTCCAAGTATTGGGAATGCACACGGACCACGAGTACCTCTTCGTAATAACTTCGGTTGAAAATCCCAATCTTTCCTCGTTCGGGGAGTCGGATGGTCGTTCGCCATAAAAAATCGTGGGCACGTTCCAATGTCGAAGGTGCTTTAAACGAGAACACCTGGCAACCAGAGGGGTCGATACCATTCATGACGGCGCGGATAGTACTATCTTTTCCCGCCGCATCCATGGCCTGAAAAATCAACAATAGAGAATACTGGCCATTGGCATAGAGCATCCTCTGCACATCATCCAACTCCTTTACTAATTTTTGGAGTTGCACCATACATGCTTTTCTCCCTGGAGCGCCTACCAATGGAATGGTCCGAGCATCTTTCACGGTGAATGTGCCGGTGTAGGGAACGAGAAAAGGATGAGAGCGGGTTTCAAACATGGAAGGGTTGTATCAGATCGAAGAGATAATTTCGAACCGAGTTTAACGGATCACTACGCATGGTTAAAAACTAAGAGAAAATTTTTCTTTTTCATGCTCACGGCATTTAGTTTTGATCAGTCATTAACCGACAAGAAGTCAGAAGGCCAAAGATAAATTTCAACGAAGGAACGGTAGCATGATCACAGCGATTGGAGATGTATTACGGCGATGTTATGAACGAGGGTGGATTACGACGCGAGATGGCAATTGCAGTG
This window encodes:
- the pheA gene encoding prephenate dehydratase, translating into MSEQLKIEDSRKEIDRLDDEILRLLNERSQHVIAIGKAKRKADPNALLHTPGREAAIVERLTKKNPGPFPNEAIRPVYREIMSASLSLEGTQTVAYLGPPATFTHIAALGKFGESAKYLPVNGIKEVFNEVERGRAIYGVVPIENSTEGVVNYTLDMFIDSNLMIYGEVEQEVSHHLMSKSTALEDIKIIYSHPQALAQCRNWLDTHLPNVPVAETPSTSRAAERCTEDPTAAAIASELAAEMYGLQILKSRIEDNINNFTRFLVLCKHASDPTGKDKTSIMLSVKDRAGALYDLLRPFASNGISMTKIESRPSRRKAWEYIFFVDVEGHNSEDRIRRTLDEIKPRCLFLKVLGSYPMHAS
- a CDS encoding MBL fold metallo-hydrolase; this encodes MANFSKRLVSNIEGNFFVDSTCIDCDTCRQLAPTTFVEDGNYSTVFHQPENKTEESEAYQALIACPVGSIGVLEHNDFEFTKAKASFPMELETGVLYNGFNSEKSFGANSYFVEHPEGNWLIDSPRYVKHLVDAFKERGGIRYIFLSHEDDVADASRYAKVFEATRIIHREDLRALPEAEWVVEGEDVVQVGPEFSFIPVPGHTQGSLALLYNNRFLFSGDHLWWDPIRGQLDAPSVLIWDKEKLMESLTRLLDVPFEWVLPGHGHRAYFEAKTMRGYVKALVELRA
- the aroF gene encoding 3-deoxy-7-phosphoheptulonate synthase translates to MIIVFKPQATEEDIDHVTDRLRELGLKSQISQGEERTIIGVIGDERLLDNQPLSVFPGVESVTPIMAPWKLVSREFQKQNTVIDIGNIQIGGNRIVVMAGPCAVEKLEITVGIAKEVKAAGGCILRGGAYKPRTSPYSFQGLGREGLDFLAEAKKQTGLPVVSEILDPRDTDIFLEKADIIQIGARNMQNFELLKEVGAYDKPVLLKRGMSATVKEFLLSAEYIMSRGNRNVMLCERGIRTFETHYRNTLDLSAVPALKEMSHLPVIVDPSHATGKWNLVAPLAKAAIAAGADGLLIEVHSNPECALCDGEESIKPKRFKELMIDLKKIAEAVGRDL
- a CDS encoding PilZ domain-containing protein, with amino-acid sequence MESTDNRRQFTRVRVNLLTELRSGETVDIAGSLANVSMSGLFLTCPTHLPIETPCTLNLMLEGGVEAITIQTEAQVIRNDSEGMALQFTKILGPESLQHLQNLVMYNSGDQIDQVENELTHHVGLNPS
- a CDS encoding PPK2 family polyphosphate kinase yields the protein MFETRSHPFLVPYTGTFTVKDARTIPLVGAPGRKACMVQLQKLVKELDDVQRMLYANGQYSLLLIFQAMDAAGKDSTIRAVMNGIDPSGCQVFSFKAPSTLERAHDFLWRTTIRLPERGKIGIFNRSYYEEVLVVRVHSQYLEMQSLPNHIDLERLWEDRHESILDHEKHLARNGTIILKFWLNVSKAEQKKRFLSRLSHPQKHWKFAQADVDERQLWGKYMRAYEDCLNATSRPWAPWYAIPADDKPYMRLCVAQIIVDTLKSLGLEYPKVGIKEKAQFSRMKKKLEKGG
- the hisC gene encoding histidinol-phosphate transaminase, with translation MPLHVHPDIAKLVPYSPGKPLDELERELGIRGAVKLASNENPLGPSPKAIAALGESTETLHLYPDGGAHHLTHALADRLKVSLNQIAVGNGSDEIISLLVKAFVAPGDEAVIADHTFVMYKLAVTGGHGIIKEVPLKNWCHDLPAMAKAITDRTRLVFICNPNNPTGTIVTKDELAAFMANVPDHVIVVFDEAYYEYVRHPQFPDTLQYVRDNRQVAVLRTFSKIYGLAGLRIGYGVTTPEIVDYLHRVRNPFNTNALAQKAAMAALRDEEHVATSRILNESEMEILEGELRDLRLSPIPSQANFLYFDTHRDGHDIFNRLLKEGVIVRHIRGSMIRVTIGQPDENVRFVRALKKVLEESAASN